One window from the genome of Salvia splendens isolate huo1 chromosome 9, SspV2, whole genome shotgun sequence encodes:
- the LOC121747966 gene encoding glutamate synthase 1 [NADH], chloroplastic-like: protein MSAVSGSGIHVRGGGMMKPVCAPSHQLNVVAALSRRVRVSRAFASKHRMVNLDNRFVNGTKLRSSARMERMQLWQADGLGRSPKLRFVAKNSMSQVPEKPLGLYDPAFDKDSCGVGFVAELSGESSRKTVTDAIEMLVRMTHRGACGCETNTGDGAGILVGVPHEFYREAAKDAGFELPPPGEYAVGMFFLPVLDSRREQSKIVFTKVAESLGHLVLGWRLVPTDNSGLGKSALQTEPVIEQVFLTATPRSKADFEQQMYILRRVSMVAIRAALNLHHGGVRDFYICSLSSRTVVYKGQLKPEQLKEYYYADLGNERFTSYMALIHSRFSTNTFPSWDRAQPMRVLGHNGEINTLRGNVNWMRAREGLLKCKELGLSKTEMKKLLPIVDASSSDSGSFDGVLELLVRAGRSLPEAMMMMIPEAWQNDKNMDPDRRALYEYFSALMEP, encoded by the exons ATGTCGGCGGTGTCAGGATCGGGGATTCATGTGCGAGGCGGCGGCATGATGAAGCCGGTCTGCGCGCCGAGCCATCAGCTGAATGTGGTGGCGGCTTTATCCCGCAGGGTGAGGGTGTCACGTGCATTTGCGTCGAAGCATAGGATGGTGAACCTGGACAACAGGTTTGTCAACGGCACGAAGCTGCGGAGCAGTGCCCGGATGGAGAGGATGCAGCTTTGGCAGGCGGACGGGCTGGGCCGTTCACCGAAGCTGCGGTTTGTCGCGAAGAATTCGATGTCTCAGGTGCCGGAGAAGCCGCTTGGGTTGTATGATCCGGCCTTCGACAAGGATTCGTGTGGAGTCGGGTTTGTGGCGGAACTTTCTGGTGAAAGCAGCCGTAAAACG GTGACGGATGCTATAGAGATGTTAGTGCGGATGACCCACAGAGGTGCGTGTGGCTGTGAGACAAACACTGGAGATGGAGCTGGAATTCTTGTTGGCGTTCCTCATGAATTCTACAGAGAG gcTGCGAAAGATGCTGGATTTGAGTTGCCCCCACCTGGGGAATATGCAGTCGGCATGTTTTTCTTGCCTGTTTTGGACAGTCGGAGGGAACAAAGTAAAATTGTATTCACAAAG GTGGCAGAATCACTTGGGCACTTGGTTCTTGGGTGGCGTCTTGTGCCCACAGACAACTCAGGATTGGGCAAGTCTGCTTTGCAGACAGAACCTGTCATCGAACAAGTTTTTCTTACAGCCACTCCACGGTCTAAGGCCGATTTTGAACAACAG ATGTACATATTAAGGAGGGTTTCTATGGTAGCAATCCGAGCTGCATTAAACCTTCACCACGGTGGGGTTAGAGACTTCTACATATGTTCTCTGTCGTCCAG GACTGTTGTCTACAAGGGTCAGCTGAAACCTGAACAGTTGAAGGAATATTATTATGCAGATCTTGGAAATGAAAGGTTTACGAGCTACATGGCCCTG ATACACTCTAGATTCTCAACAAACACATTCCCTAGCTGGGATCGAGCTCAGCCAATGCGGGTCCTTGGTCACAATGGAGAGATAAATACACTTCGAGGCAACGTCAATTG GATGAGGGCACGTGAGGGCCTTCTGAAATGTAAGGAGCTTGGCCTCTCAAAGACTGAGATGAAGAAGCTTCTGCCAATTGTAGATGCCAGCTCTTCTGACTCAG GTTCATTTGATGGTGTACTAGAGCTTTTGGTTAGAGCTGGTAGAAGTCTCCCTGAAgctatgatgatgatgatcccCGAAGcctggcaaaatgataaaaatatggATCCTGACAGAAGGGCTCTTTATGAATATTTCTCAGCTCTGATGGAGCCATAA
- the LOC121747306 gene encoding vesicle transport protein SFT2B-like isoform X2 — protein sequence MWSSGQDDEEQQDYFVEGTEGLCSLSPMQRMYGFGACLLAGVVCMFLSMIVFAKPIKFAVLFTFGNVLAVGSTAFVIGPKQQLRMMLDDARIYATAIYGGCVIVALVCALLIHNPLASYGFIQSMSSATIFWRLFLGYANFA from the exons ATGTGGAGTTCAGGCCAAGATGATGAAGAACAGCAAGATTACTTTGTTGAAGGGACTGAAGGTCTCTGCTCTCTATCTCCTATGCAG AGGATGTATGGGTTCGGTGCTTGTTTACTAGCTGGAGTTGTTTGTATGTTCTTG TCGATGATTGTTTTTGCGAAACCCATCAAATTCGCGGTATTATTTACCTTTGGCAATGTGCTGGCAGTTGGGAG CACAGCTTTCGTCATTGGACCTAAGCAACAGCTCCGCATGATGCTTGATGATGCCCGCATATATGCTACAGCAATCTACGGCGGATGTGTGATAGTGGCTCTTGTTTGTGCTCTTTTG ATCCACA aTCCCCTGGCTTCATATGGTTTTATTCAGAGCATGTCAAGTGCTACTATCTTCTGGAGGCTGTTCCTGGGATATGCTAATTTTGCTTGA
- the LOC121747306 gene encoding vesicle transport protein SFT2B-like isoform X1: protein MWSSGQDDEEQQDYFVEGTEGLCSLSPMQRMYGFGACLLAGVVCMFLSMIVFAKPIKFAVLFTFGNVLAVGSTAFVIGPKQQLRMMLDDARIYATAIYGGCVIVALVCALLIHSKILTLIAVICEICSLFWYSLSYIPFARRMVSDLTIRLCDTEI, encoded by the exons ATGTGGAGTTCAGGCCAAGATGATGAAGAACAGCAAGATTACTTTGTTGAAGGGACTGAAGGTCTCTGCTCTCTATCTCCTATGCAG AGGATGTATGGGTTCGGTGCTTGTTTACTAGCTGGAGTTGTTTGTATGTTCTTG TCGATGATTGTTTTTGCGAAACCCATCAAATTCGCGGTATTATTTACCTTTGGCAATGTGCTGGCAGTTGGGAG CACAGCTTTCGTCATTGGACCTAAGCAACAGCTCCGCATGATGCTTGATGATGCCCGCATATATGCTACAGCAATCTACGGCGGATGTGTGATAGTGGCTCTTGTTTGTGCTCTTTTG ATCCACAGTAAGATTCTTACCTTAATTGCCGTGATATGTGAAATTTGTTCTCTATTTTG GTACAGCTTGAGTTATATTCCATTTGCCCGTAGAATGGTCTCTGATCTGACAATCCGTCTTTGTGACACCGAAATCTAG